Genomic segment of Legionellales bacterium:
ATTTCGCTTAACATTATTTACCTCCTTGTTGTAATGCTCGCAGTTTTTTTAAGGCAAGCCCTGAGTCAATAATATGATTAATTTTTTCGATGGCATGTTCTAAAGTCATTGTTGTTTCAATTAATTGCAACGCTAACGCTGCATTCAATACCACACTTGACCGCGGAGATCCTTTTAACAGATTGGCAAGAATATTTTCCGTGATTAAGGCATTGCTGTTGGCATCACCGCCATTTAATTCCGCTGCATTTCCAGCTAAACCATAATCACCGGCATTAATTTGATGATAACTAATGGTATTATTTTGCAAACGGGCGAAATAGGTATCACCTTCAATACTGGCTTCATCACTGCCATTGCCGTGCAAGACGATCGCACGCTCAAACTGTAATAATTGACACGTTTCAATCATCAATGGAATTAAATCCGCATCATAAACACCGATCACCAAATGAGAAACACCCGCAGGATTTAATAACGGACCCAAAAGATTGAAAATGGTTTTTTGTTTTTGTTGGGCTAAAATTTTACGCGCAGCAGTTACTTTAGCAAATTGTGGAT
This window contains:
- the trpD gene encoding anthranilate phosphoribosyltransferase — encoded protein: MQYANFIRQLFAPTTSLVQQIDMLQALRLETLTPQKLAECVREILCDSLLLPPLTHPQIDIVGTGGDGKNTFNISTTASFILAASGHRVAKHGNRAVSSRSGSFDCVQALGIPIPQTIVAASQQLQQHQLCFLYAPYFHPQFAKVTAARKILAQQKQKTIFNLLGPLLNPAGVSHLVIGVYDADLIPLMIETCQLLQFERAIVLHGNGSDEASIEGDTYFARLQNNTISYHQINAGDYGLAGNAAELNGGDANSNALITENILANLLKGSPRSSVVLNAALALQLIETTMTLEHAIEKINHIIDSGLALKKLRALQQGGK